Proteins co-encoded in one Osmerus mordax isolate fOsmMor3 chromosome 11, fOsmMor3.pri, whole genome shotgun sequence genomic window:
- the mindy4b gene encoding inactive ubiquitin carboxyl-terminal hydrolase MINDY-4B isoform X1: MDEDSDEVNRKAELDDILSQIADLDKWREIFNARGLELQHCIMRRPVECSPRPEEESGEEGSGRSPSSVQPPRRHAALLAAPYSIPRALAVSPRIGGLPVTTELAANLRKILFGNTFHVFNYEWKKSFFKFREPYSDLSYALEAERGGARAIQMIVQANIIKYLLFTRHPNSEACRMQSLREVGEKDQERALAAALADILWAAGEERSAMVSLVTSDYCITPHLDYKLDNFTERLQLFSFNKKDDVRKFLYEHIQCFKEEGSHGVILFLYSLIFSRTIRRLREDLDGTTSHLLYLSLGNFVGRQALLNLLLTGRASPNVFNGTLQYGEDGSTLEQPLHGVLARSDVGYLYWSREEVERARMPLVGSMLKTPRWPIWVCSVNSTYSVLFSPQRSLLSDWKMEHLFHMYFYNGQPSQTTTTLLTIDTHSHHWEVGSVTSPADLERRFPSVEMLIRTKWEGAAIDWNGTVPFF; this comes from the exons ATGGACGAAGATTCAGACGAGGTGAACCGGAAAGCCGAACTGGACGATATTCTCAGTCAAATTGCTGACCTCGACAAATGGAGAGAGATCTTCAACGCTCGCGG GTTGGAATTACAACATTGTATTATGAGA aggccAGTGGAGTGTAGCCCCCGGCccgaggaggagagcggggaggagggaTCAGGACGGTCTCCCTCCAGCGTCCAGCCTCCTCGCCGCCACGCCGCCCTGCTGGCCGCCCCTTACTCTATCCCCCGGGCTCTGGCCGTGTCCCCCCGCATCGGAGGACTTCCTGTCACAACCGAGCTGGCCGCG AACCTGAGGAAGATATTATTCGGGAACACCTTTCACGTCTTCAACTACGAGTGGAAGAAGTCCTTCTTCAAGTTCCGGGAGCCCTACTCGGATCTGTCGTACGccctggaggcagagagg GGTGGAGCCCGTGCCATTCAAATGATTGTCCAGGCAAATATCATCAAATACCTGCTTTTCACACGACATCCCAACTCAGAAGCCTGCAGAATGCAGAG TCTGAGGGAGGTTGGAGAGAAGGATCAGGAGCGAGCTTTAGCGGCGGCGCTAGCGGACATCCTGTGGGCGGCCGGCGAGGAACGGAGCGCCATGGTTTCCTTGGTAACGTCAGACTACTGCATCACGCCGCACCTGGACTACAAACTGGACAACTTCACGGAACGA CTACAGCTTTTCAGTTTCAACAAGAAAGACGATGTCAGGAAATTCCTCTATGAGCACATTCAGTGT TTTAAAGAAGAGGGGAGCCATGGAGTAATCCTGTTTCTCTACAGCCTGATCTTTTCAAGGACCATCAGAAG GTTAAGAGAGGACCTGGATGGAACCACCAGCCACCTGTTGTACCTGAGCCTTGGCAACTTCGTGGGTCGTCAG gcgTTGCTGAACCTGCTCCTGACCGGCAGGGCCAGTCCCAATGTCTTTAACGGCACCCTCCAGTACGGGGAGGATGGCAGCACGCTGGAGCAGCCCCTCCACGGGGTGCTGGCTCGCAGCGACGTGGGGTACCTGTACTGGAGCCGTGAGGAGGTGGAGCGAGCCAGGATGCCCCTG GTGGGCAGCATGCTGAAGACACCTCGCTGGCCCATCTGGGTGTGCAGCGTCAACAGCACCTACAGCGTCCTGTTCAGCCCCCAGCGCTCCCTGCTGTCCGACTGGAAGATGGAGCACCTCTTCCACATGTACTTCTACAACGGCCAGCCCTCCCAGACCACCACCACGCTGCTCACCATCG acacccactcccaccactgGGAGGTGGGCTCGGTGACCAGCCCTGCAGACCTGGAGCGGAGGTTCCCCTCTGTGGAGATGCTCATCAGGACCAAGTGGGAGGGCGCCGCCATCGACTGGAACGGAACCGTGCCGTTCTTCTGA
- the mindy4b gene encoding inactive ubiquitin carboxyl-terminal hydrolase MINDY-4B isoform X2, producing the protein MDEDSDEVNRKAELDDILSQIADLDKWREIFNARGLELQHCIMRRPVECSPRPEEESGEEGSGRSPSSVQPPRRHAALLAAPYSIPRALAVSPRIGGLPVTTELAANLRKILFGNTFHVFNYEWKKSFFKFREPYSDLSYALEAERGGARAIQMIVQANIIKYLLFTRHPNSEACRMQSLREVGEKDQERALAAALADILWAAGEERSAMVSLVTSDYCITPHLDYKLDNFTERFKEEGSHGVILFLYSLIFSRTIRRLREDLDGTTSHLLYLSLGNFVGRQALLNLLLTGRASPNVFNGTLQYGEDGSTLEQPLHGVLARSDVGYLYWSREEVERARMPLVGSMLKTPRWPIWVCSVNSTYSVLFSPQRSLLSDWKMEHLFHMYFYNGQPSQTTTTLLTIDTHSHHWEVGSVTSPADLERRFPSVEMLIRTKWEGAAIDWNGTVPFF; encoded by the exons ATGGACGAAGATTCAGACGAGGTGAACCGGAAAGCCGAACTGGACGATATTCTCAGTCAAATTGCTGACCTCGACAAATGGAGAGAGATCTTCAACGCTCGCGG GTTGGAATTACAACATTGTATTATGAGA aggccAGTGGAGTGTAGCCCCCGGCccgaggaggagagcggggaggagggaTCAGGACGGTCTCCCTCCAGCGTCCAGCCTCCTCGCCGCCACGCCGCCCTGCTGGCCGCCCCTTACTCTATCCCCCGGGCTCTGGCCGTGTCCCCCCGCATCGGAGGACTTCCTGTCACAACCGAGCTGGCCGCG AACCTGAGGAAGATATTATTCGGGAACACCTTTCACGTCTTCAACTACGAGTGGAAGAAGTCCTTCTTCAAGTTCCGGGAGCCCTACTCGGATCTGTCGTACGccctggaggcagagagg GGTGGAGCCCGTGCCATTCAAATGATTGTCCAGGCAAATATCATCAAATACCTGCTTTTCACACGACATCCCAACTCAGAAGCCTGCAGAATGCAGAG TCTGAGGGAGGTTGGAGAGAAGGATCAGGAGCGAGCTTTAGCGGCGGCGCTAGCGGACATCCTGTGGGCGGCCGGCGAGGAACGGAGCGCCATGGTTTCCTTGGTAACGTCAGACTACTGCATCACGCCGCACCTGGACTACAAACTGGACAACTTCACGGAACGA TTTAAAGAAGAGGGGAGCCATGGAGTAATCCTGTTTCTCTACAGCCTGATCTTTTCAAGGACCATCAGAAG GTTAAGAGAGGACCTGGATGGAACCACCAGCCACCTGTTGTACCTGAGCCTTGGCAACTTCGTGGGTCGTCAG gcgTTGCTGAACCTGCTCCTGACCGGCAGGGCCAGTCCCAATGTCTTTAACGGCACCCTCCAGTACGGGGAGGATGGCAGCACGCTGGAGCAGCCCCTCCACGGGGTGCTGGCTCGCAGCGACGTGGGGTACCTGTACTGGAGCCGTGAGGAGGTGGAGCGAGCCAGGATGCCCCTG GTGGGCAGCATGCTGAAGACACCTCGCTGGCCCATCTGGGTGTGCAGCGTCAACAGCACCTACAGCGTCCTGTTCAGCCCCCAGCGCTCCCTGCTGTCCGACTGGAAGATGGAGCACCTCTTCCACATGTACTTCTACAACGGCCAGCCCTCCCAGACCACCACCACGCTGCTCACCATCG acacccactcccaccactgGGAGGTGGGCTCGGTGACCAGCCCTGCAGACCTGGAGCGGAGGTTCCCCTCTGTGGAGATGCTCATCAGGACCAAGTGGGAGGGCGCCGCCATCGACTGGAACGGAACCGTGCCGTTCTTCTGA
- the clrn1 gene encoding clarin-1, whose translation MPNRQKKIIFGIAGVFSFACVLIVAAAMGTPFWVNGTVLCKTGAQLVNASGHELDKFIGRVNYGLFHGQRVKQCGLGGRPFRFSFFPDMLDFIPASLHVTVIFFCGVLILFSSVATAFFMFNAFGSPYETLHGPLGLYLWTFVCCFCSCLVMTLFASEVKINHLSDKIANFNEVNFVYKTYTEWYDHSFWIIFLTFLLHCLNILLIRVAGIQFPFQEAKELAVNTGAVDLMY comes from the exons ATGCCAAATCGACAAAAGAAGATCATATTTGGCATCGCCGGGGTGTTCAGTTTTGCCTGCGTTCTCATTGTTGCTGCAGCCATGGGCACGCCGTTTTGGGTAAACGGGACCGTTCTGTGTAAAACAGGGGCTCAACTAGTTAACGCGTCGGGACACGAACTAGACAAATTTATCGGAAGGGTAAACTACGGCCTGTTTCATGGACAGAGAGTAAAACAGTGTGGACTAGGCGGAAGACCCTTCAGGTTTTCGT TTTTCCCAGACATGCTGGATTTCATCCCGGCGAGTCTTCACGTGACGGtgatcttcttctgtggtgtgctaATCCTGTTCTCCTCCGTGGCGACGGCGTTCTTCATGTTCAACGCCTTTGGGAGTCCGTACGAGACGCTGCATGGGCCGCTGGGCCTCTATCTCTGGACCTTCGTCTGCT GCTTCTGCAGCTGCCTGGTGATGACCCTGTTCGCGTCCGAGGTGAAGATCAATCACCTGTCCGACAAGATCGCCAACTTCAACGAAGTCAACTTCGTCTACAAGACGTACACGGAGTGGTACGATCACTCCTTCTGGATAatcttcctcaccttcctcctccactgcctCAACATCCTGTTGATCCGCGTGGCCGGGATCCAGTTCCCGTTTCAAGAGGCCAAAGAGTTAGCAGTAAACACGGGCGCTGTGGATCTCATGTACTGA
- the gpr171 gene encoding G-protein coupled receptor 171: MSSPPNTTSYLTADPKRCVVNDQMEPFIVLYILIFLVSLAGNAMSLWAFTCGSCFHGSKECTNVYLTNLLASDIILTLALPFKIAKDLGVASWEMMVFHCQVSAVLIYISLYASIFFLAFISVDRYLQVFGSARVLRVRHVGFARLMSAVVWMLVLVVMVPNMLLPIHSVAEERLLSCSALKKGVGLHWHAFSIFLSMALFLNASAAVLISSGLILQRLLGSRHNPDDRDSACQATVYIAVVTVAYVVSFVPYHVVRTPYTLNQAQVLEQDCPTRRHLFLAKESTWLLALLHVCFDPALYYFFSQSFRERIGRVFDRRTRASVSITEPAAVILQSLTATD; this comes from the exons ATGTCCTCTCCCCCGAATACCACCAGCTACCTCACCGCCGACCCGAAGCGATGCGTCGTGAACGACCAGATGGAGCCGTTTATCGTCCTCTACATCCTCATCTTCCTCGTGAGCCTGGCGGGAAACGCGATGTCGCTGTGGGCGTTCACCTGCGGCTCGTGTTTCCACGGCAGCAAGGAGTGTACAAACGTCTACCTGACCAACCTGCTCGCCTCCGATATTATTCTGACGCTGGCCCTGCCCTTCAAGATCGCCAAGGATTTGGGTGTGGCGTCCTGGGAAATGATGGTGTTCCACTGCCAGGTCAGCGCGGTGCTCATCTACATCAGCTTGTACGCATCCATCTTCTTCCTGGCTTTCATCAGTGTGGACCGCTACCTGCAG GTCTTCGGCAGCGCGCGCGTGCTGCGTGTGCGTCACGTGGGCTTCGCCCGGCTGATGTCGGCGGTGGTGTGGATGCTGGTCCTCGTCGTCATGGTTCCCAACATGCTCCTCCCAATCCACAGCGTGGCGGAGGAGCGGCTCCTCAGCTGCTCCGCCCTGAAGAAGGGCGTGGGTCTTCACTGGCACGccttctccatcttcctctccatgGCGCTGTTCCTCAACGCGTCCGCCGCCGTGCTCATCTCTAGCGGACTCATCCTGCAAAGGCTGCTGGGAAGCAGGCACAACCCCGACGACCGGGACAGCGCCTGCCAGGCCACAGTCTACATCGCCGTGGTGACCGTGGCGTACGTGGTTAGCTTTGTACCGTACCACGTGGTGCGCACCCCGTACACCCTCAACCAGGCCCAGGTCCTGGAGCAGGACTGCCCCACCAGGAGACACCTCTTCCTGGCCAAGGAATCCACCTGGCTGCTGGCGTTGCTGCATGTGTGCTTTGACCCTGCTCTCTACTACTTCTTCTCTCAGTCCTTCAGAGAGAGGATCGGGAGAGTGTTTGACAGGAGGACTAGGGCGTCTGTTTCTATCACCGAACCTGCTGCTGTAATTCTGCAGTCTTTAACTGCCACAGACTGA